A window of the Candidatus Edwardsbacteria bacterium genome harbors these coding sequences:
- the tig gene encoding trigger factor: MKVEIKEPKSWQRIFEIEVPSQQLNEAIEELYQEYGRKAKIPGFRPGKVPRTVLEARFGKGIEAEAIERLVPESYEKALLENKLVPVNRAVISDMDITGDKVLKFKATFEVLPTVTLKKYKGLSAAKRLREVTDEDVAREIEFLQNIYAEYNTVDRASAKGDRVIIDFKPISGVEDPEKSKGENYTIDLGAAQVLPEFNDNLTGVKAGDVKEISVQYKDDYQAQELAGKTVVFQVTVKEVKEKKQPELNDDFAKKVSEYQTIGELREKIKSGMIARAESEAMEGVRIQAVNALIDENPVELPESLVKEQTENMVAEAKERHLRQHNHPDKKDCPECGWDQEKMLAQYKPAAEWKIKEDLFLSQVVKAENIQAEPNEIEEAIEDWARHNRTDPAEIRKVLQKNPERMDDLKDRLAANKAGQMLAQWAEVKLEKVADKK, translated from the coding sequence TTGAAAGTCGAGATCAAAGAACCCAAATCCTGGCAGAGGATATTCGAGATAGAAGTGCCCAGCCAGCAGTTGAATGAGGCCATCGAGGAACTGTATCAGGAATACGGCAGGAAAGCCAAGATACCGGGCTTCCGTCCCGGCAAGGTGCCCCGGACGGTGCTGGAGGCCAGGTTCGGCAAGGGCATCGAGGCCGAGGCCATCGAGCGCTTGGTGCCGGAGTCATACGAAAAGGCGCTGTTGGAGAACAAGCTGGTGCCGGTCAACCGGGCGGTGATCTCGGACATGGACATCACCGGAGACAAAGTACTGAAATTCAAAGCCACCTTTGAGGTCCTGCCGACCGTAACCCTCAAAAAATATAAAGGCCTTTCGGCGGCCAAGCGTTTACGCGAAGTCACCGATGAAGACGTGGCCCGGGAGATCGAATTTCTGCAGAACATCTACGCCGAATACAACACCGTGGACAGGGCTTCGGCCAAGGGCGACCGGGTGATCATCGATTTCAAGCCCATCTCGGGGGTGGAGGACCCAGAGAAATCCAAGGGTGAGAATTATACCATCGACCTGGGGGCGGCCCAGGTGCTGCCGGAGTTCAACGACAACCTGACAGGGGTCAAGGCCGGCGATGTCAAGGAGATCTCGGTCCAGTACAAGGATGACTACCAGGCCCAGGAGCTGGCCGGCAAGACGGTGGTCTTCCAGGTGACGGTCAAGGAGGTCAAGGAGAAGAAACAGCCGGAGCTGAACGACGATTTCGCCAAGAAGGTCAGCGAGTACCAGACCATAGGGGAACTCCGGGAGAAGATCAAATCAGGTATGATTGCCCGGGCCGAATCCGAGGCCATGGAGGGGGTGCGGATCCAGGCGGTCAACGCCCTGATAGACGAGAATCCGGTGGAGCTTCCGGAATCGCTGGTAAAGGAGCAGACCGAAAACATGGTGGCCGAGGCCAAGGAAAGGCACCTGCGCCAGCACAACCATCCCGATAAAAAGGACTGTCCGGAATGCGGCTGGGACCAGGAGAAGATGCTGGCCCAGTATAAGCCGGCCGCCGAATGGAAGATAAAAGAGGATCTGTTTCTGTCCCAGGTGGTCAAGGCCGAGAACATACAGGCCGAGCCTAACGAGATTGAAGAGGCCATAGAGGACTGGGCCCGGCATAACCGCACCGATCCGGCCGAGATCAGAAAGGTATTGCAGAAAAATCCGGAGAGGATGGACGACCTCAAGGATCGCTTGGCAGCCAACAAGGCCGGACAGATGCTGGCCCAGTGGGCGGAGGTCAAACTGGAGAAGGTCGCAGACAAGAAATAA
- a CDS encoding aminopeptidase has protein sequence MLENKSVWERADAKLRERYFGFAKDYAGFLDAGRTERLAVDRLKELAEQQGFLPVEKVKSWKAGQKVYAINRHKNIFLAVLGQDPLENGANLVASHLDVPRLDLKQKPLYQDDELGQALLRTQYYGGVKKYQWVNIPLGLYGKVILRDGREVDLAIGHDDDDPCFVITDILPHLNKKDQADRKSGETIKGEELVVLCGGIPVDDAEAKSRVKLAVLEHLNKKYGMDEEDLISSEIEVVPLIKSRFIGFDRSFLGGYGHDDRICSYTSARAIFDVKDPKKTVVAACVDKEEIGSEGNTGMQAMFLWNFLGDLMALSKPDYSEAALRRCLSNTRVLSADTNAAVEPNFKGVHEMSNAGRAGYGLMMVKYTGHGGKNGASDANAEFVGWVRKIFNDNNIPWQCGAMGKVDEGGGGTVAKFLAKLGMEVLDCGPAVMSLHSPFEVVSVADIYVSYQGYLAFYQAG, from the coding sequence ATGCTGGAGAATAAAAGCGTCTGGGAGCGGGCCGATGCCAAATTGCGGGAGAGGTATTTCGGTTTTGCCAAGGACTACGCCGGGTTCCTGGATGCCGGCCGCACCGAAAGGCTGGCGGTGGACCGCCTGAAGGAGCTGGCCGAGCAGCAGGGTTTCCTGCCGGTGGAAAAGGTCAAATCCTGGAAGGCCGGGCAGAAGGTTTATGCCATCAACCGCCATAAGAATATTTTCCTGGCGGTGCTGGGACAGGATCCGCTGGAGAACGGCGCCAATCTGGTGGCCTCCCATCTGGACGTGCCCCGGCTGGACCTTAAGCAGAAGCCGCTGTATCAGGATGACGAACTGGGGCAGGCCCTGCTGCGCACCCAATATTACGGCGGGGTCAAGAAATACCAGTGGGTGAACATACCGCTGGGGCTGTACGGCAAGGTGATACTGCGGGACGGCCGGGAGGTGGACCTGGCCATCGGCCACGATGATGACGACCCCTGTTTCGTGATCACCGACATCCTGCCCCATCTCAATAAAAAAGATCAGGCCGACCGCAAGTCCGGGGAGACCATCAAGGGCGAGGAGCTGGTGGTGCTGTGCGGCGGGATACCGGTGGATGACGCTGAGGCCAAGAGCCGGGTCAAGCTGGCGGTGCTGGAGCACCTGAATAAAAAATACGGGATGGACGAGGAGGACCTGATCAGCTCCGAGATCGAGGTGGTGCCGCTGATCAAATCCCGCTTCATTGGCTTCGACAGGAGTTTCCTGGGGGGCTACGGCCATGATGACCGAATCTGCAGTTATACCTCGGCCCGGGCCATCTTCGACGTCAAGGATCCCAAGAAGACTGTGGTGGCGGCCTGCGTGGACAAGGAGGAGATCGGCTCCGAGGGAAACACGGGGATGCAGGCTATGTTCCTGTGGAATTTTTTGGGCGACCTGATGGCCCTGAGCAAACCGGATTATTCCGAGGCGGCCCTTAGGAGATGCCTGTCCAACACCAGGGTGCTCTCGGCCGACACCAATGCCGCGGTGGAGCCCAACTTCAAGGGGGTGCACGAGATGTCCAACGCCGGGCGGGCGGGCTACGGCCTGATGATGGTCAAATACACCGGTCACGGCGGAAAGAACGGGGCCAGCGACGCCAACGCCGAGTTCGTAGGCTGGGTCAGGAAGATATTCAACGATAACAACATTCCCTGGCAGTGCGGGGCCATGGGCAAGGTGGACGAGGGCGGCGGCGGCACGGTGGCCAAATTCCTGGCCAAGCTGGGGATGGAGGTGCTGGACTGCGGCCCGGCGGTGATGTCCCTGCATTCGCCTTTCGAGGTGGTCTCGGTGGCCGACATCTATGTCAGCTATCAGGGCTACCTGGCATTTTACCAGGCGGGATGA